Below is a window of Rhodopseudomonas sp. P2A-2r DNA.
CACCGGCGAGTCGCCCTGCTTGGGCTCGAGCACCACGACAACGGCGCCGACCTTGACGCGGTTGTAGAGGTCGATGACGTCCTCGTTGGTCATGCGGATGCAGCCCGAGGAGATCGAGGCGCCGATATATTCCGGCTGGTTGGTGCCGTGAATCCGGAACAGCGTGTCCTTGCCGCCGGAATACAGATACATCGCGCGCGAGCCCATCGGATTGTCCGGACCGGGCGGCACGAACTTCGGCACGCCGAGACGGGAGATCTCCGAAGCAGTCGGGTGCCACGGCGGCCACTCGGTCATGCTGCCGACCTTGGCGACGCCGGACCACGCCATGGCTTCCTCGCCGACGGTGATGCCGTAGCGGATCGCCTTGCCGCCGTCCTGGACGTAATAGAGATAATGGTTGTCGGAATCGACCACGATCGAGCCCGGCAGTTCCTTGCGGTGGAACTCGACGATGGCGCGGCGGAACGGCTCGGCGACCGGTGTCTTCACATAGGATACCTTGGCCAGCAATTCCTTGTCGCGCGGCTTCAGGTTCTTTTCCGAGGAGGCCTCGTAGGTAGTGGCCTGCATGCAACCCGACAGCATCAGGCCGGCGGTCAGCACAAGTCCCAACCTAAGCTTCAGAGACGACATTTGATTGTTCCAATACGCCAGCGCTGCGAAAAGGCGCTGCGAAATCGCGATTCCGTGGAAATGATTATCGCCGAAACCGGCCGTATTTCCAGCGCTTCCGCGACGCGCGACGCAGGTCGCGGGTCACCTGTGTCCAAATTGTCGCAGGCAGCCGCGGGCCCGGCTATTTCTTGGGCAGGGCGCTCGCTCCCGGTCGCGTGCAGTGCGCTTCGGGTCACTCCTCCGTGAAATCGGTACCCGGGGACGGGGGTTGGCGCGCTGCTCGAAGGCTGTCATGACCGCGATCGGTCCGATCGGTCATGGTGGTCTCCCGATTCGGTCGTCCGCTTCGCTCCATCTTCCCAGTTCCGGAGTTGCCCATGCTCGCCGTCTTTACCCCTGCCGATTCCGCCCTGAAGCGCTCCGAACCCACCGATCTTGCGGCGCTGCCGGACAACTCGGTGTGGATCGACATGGTCAAGCCGTCGCCGGATGAGGACCACGCGGTGGAGCGGCTGGCCGGGATCGAGATCCCCACCCGGGAGGACATGCAGGAGATCGAGATTTCCAGCCGGCTCTATATCGAGAACGGCGCCCGCTACATGACCGCCAGCCTGATGTGCGCGGCCGATACCGACTCGCCGCGCATCACACCCGTGACCTTCATCCTGACCCGGCATCGTCTGGTGACGGTGCGCTACGATGCGCCAAAACCCTTCGCGCTGGTGGAGATGAAGCTGGCCCGGCTGGCGCCGCCCACCGCCAACGGCGAGACGGTGCTGCTGGAACTGCTCGATGCCGTGATCGACCGGTGCGCCGACATTCTCGAACGCGCGGGCGCCGACGTGGACCAGGTCAGCCACGACATTTTCGAGCCTGACGAATCCATGCGCACCGGCCACGCCAAGCGCTATTCGGAAATCCTGATCGCCATCGGCCGCAAGGGCGACCTCACCTCGAAGGTGCGGGAAAGCCTGGTGTCGATCGGTCGCGTGGTCACCTTCGTCACGGCCGAAGCCGACGGCGTCAAATGGTCCAAGGAGATGCGCGCGCAGCTCAAGACCATGCAGCGCGACGTGGCCTCATTGACCGATCACGCCTCGTATCTGTCGAATAAGATCACCTTCGTGCTCGATGCCATGCTGGGCGTGGTCAACCTCGAACAGAACAACATCATCAAGCTGTTCTCGGTGATGGCCGTGGTGCTGATGCCGCCGACCCTGATCGCTTCGGTCTACGGCATGAACTTCAAGATGATGCCGGAACTGGAATGGACGCACGGCTACCCGATGGCGCTGATCATGATGCTGCTCGCCGGCGCGCTGCCTTACGTGTTTTCAAGTGGAAGCGGTGGCTGTAGCTTTTGCTGCGCCGCTACTGCCGCAATGTAAAAACCCGCCGGGATCAACCGGCGGGTTTTTGCTGACGGGCGCTGCCCGGCCGCAAGAACGCTACCCCTGCCGGAAGCCGATGCGGAAGGCACCCCAGTGGCGGCCGCCCACCATGATCGGCGACGACAGGTCCTTCATCAGAACGAAGTTGCCGCCGCCCATGTCGCGCCGGTAGGTCTGCAGCAGGAACGGCCTGGTATTGGCGGCGACCTTGCGCACCGCGCGGTCGCTGAACAGCCGGCGGTTGCGGCAGTTCGCATTGTTCCACACTGGATCCGGACCTTGCGGAAGCCGGTAGTTCGGATTGTGAGTCGGCAGATAGCCGCCCTTCGCCCAGGCCACGGAGAAGGCAATGCGCGGGTCCATGGTCTGCACCGGGTCCTGGATCGGCGGCAGGATGCGGTCGGTGAACGCCACATAGTCGGTGAGGTACTGTTTCGGATCGGTGCCGGGAATTTCGCGATAGTTCTCGTCAAACAATTGATGGAGGCTGATGTCGTCGCGCGCGACGCCGGCTTCGAAGGCGGCAGCGATCTGCTGCGCGGTCTGCACGACGATGCGGATCAGCGGCGCGTCGGAGGTTTCCACGCCGCTGTTGGCGATCAGTGCGATCAGTTCCTCGGACATGTCGAGCAAGGCGGCGACGCGGTCGTCGGCGCGCTTCAATTCGGTGGAGGACAGCTCGACGCCGCCAGCGAGGTCGCTGAGGTTGTCGATGACAGCATCGCAATGCGACAGATTGGACGTCGCTGCATTGGCCACGCTGTCGATCTCGCGACCGACCGCGGTAAAGCCGTCCTGCACGCGCGCCATGATGTCCTGGATCTGCCGCGCGCCGTCGCCGGCATCGTTGGCGCGCTGCGAGGCGTCGCTGGTTTCGCCGATCAGGCTGCCGATCTGGCCGTCGAGATCGCGTACCGTCTCACCGATCTGCTGCGTTGCCTGCCGCGTCGCTTCGGCAAGGTTCTTCACCTCGCTGGCGACCACGGCAAAACCCTTGCCGGCGTCGCCGGCGCGCGCCGCCTCGATGGTGGCGTTGAGCGAGAGCAGGTTGGTCTGCTTGGCGATGGCGGCGATCGAACTTGATACCTTGCCGACCTGGGTCAGCGCGCTGCCGACGGCGCCGAGCCGCTCCTCGATGCGGCCGACTGCCTTGATCAACTCGGCGATGTGCTGCACGGCTGTCTCGACCACGCTGCGGAATCGCTGATGTCACCGACCGCCGCCGCCGTCGCCGATTGCACGGTATGCGATGCGCTTGCGATTGCGCGGTTGGCGGCGACCATGGTCTCCGCCGTACTTTGCAAATGACTGAAGCGTTCGGACTGGCCTAATACGCGGCCGGCGACTTCCTGCAGGTTGCCGGCGACATCAGCCAGTTCGACGCCGAGTTCGCCGATACGGTTGGATAGCTGGTCGATCAGCCGCTCGCTGTCAGATGAAACCGCTGCGGCACTTTCCAGCTTTGTCATCTGCATCACCGACATTGCGGAATCTCCACGAATCCATGGGTGAGTGTGCGACATTTCGCTCGCGATGGTAAATAGCGGATTATTCTACAGCCATGAATTGGTACCGACTTGCTGCGCTGATGCGGCATTTGAGGTGCTGCAACGCAATGCATGCGAAGCGCGACCCGCATATTCGTCGATGTTGCACTGCCCCGCGGGGCGGCCGGGAGATCCCGCCGCCTGAATCTCAACGGTAAAATTTGAGCGTTCCGCTGAACAATTGGCAGAGAGGTTGCTGCGATAAGTCTCGCAGACAGATGAGGACGCCATGGTTGAAAAAGACGCAAACGCCGCCCGCAACGTTATCGACTTCCTGGGCTATCAGCAGGGCCGCAAGGCAACGGCGCTGTCGTCGCGCTGCTGCAAGCATTGCGGCGCCGCGCTGCTCGACGGCGAATCCGAAGACGATTGCTCCAGTGCCGGAGTGAGCGTCCCGGTCGCTAAGGCGCGCAAGTTTCGCGCGGAGTAACAACGCCGCCATCCTCAGCTACGCCCATTCGCGTGGCCGAGGATGATGCATTGCTCGCGCCCTCGAGCGCGACAATTGCGCGCCGGAGGATGATAACTCAGCGGCTAAACGTGTTGCCCGCCGTTGATGTGGATCTCCGCGCCGTTCACGTAGGAACTGGTTTCCGTGCACAGCACATAGATGATCTTCGCTACCTCGTCAGGTGTGCCGAGGCGATGCAGTGGGATCTGTTCGGCGACAATCTTGTCGGTGCCCGGCGACAGGATCGACGTATCGATCTCGCCCGGCGCGATGGCGTTGACGCGGACGCCGAGACGTCCGAAATCCGACGCCATCTCGCGGGTCAGTGACGCCAGCGCCGCCTTGGAGGTGGCATAGGCCGCGCCGGCAAACGGATGCACGCGCGAACCGGCGATCGAGGTGACGTTGACCACCGAGCCTTTCGCCGCCTTCAATTCCTCGATCAGGCCGCGCGCCATCATGATCGGCGCGAAGAAGTTGACACGGAATACGTGGCTCCATGTGTCTACATCGGTATCGATCGATCCCATCCGCTTGCCGCCTTCGGCCTTCGGCGAGATCGCGGCGTTGTTCACCAGCGCATGCAGCATCCCGCCTTCGAGCCGCTCCTTGATCTCGGCGATGGCACGCGTGGTGTCGGCGTGATCGGCGAGGTCGACCTGAACGTGGTCCTCGGGGCCGGCATCCCAGGGGCACTCCTCGGGAAACGGATGCCGCGAGCAGGTCAGCACCCGCCAGCCGGCGCTGGAAAACCGCATCACCGTGGCGTGGCCGATGCCGCGGCTGGCGCCGGTCAGCAACAAGGTGCGCTTGGGGGCATTGGAGGTCGCGCTATTGGGCATGCCAGTCGGTCTCGTTCTGCTGTCGGAGCTCACGGGTAGAGCCTCACTTTGGTCCACGCGCTGTCGGTCGCATCGGCGCCGTCGCGGCGGAATTCGATGCGGTCATGCAGTCGGAAAGGGCGGTCGTGCCAGAATTCGAAGCGCTGGGGGTGATCCGCCAGCCGGTCCAGCCGGGCGGCCGCGGCACGCTGCCGATCAGATGCTTCGCGGCTTCCCTGGCAATGGCCTGCTCGAAGGCGAAACGGCTTTCCAGCGGCTGCGACTGCTTGCTGGCCCAGGCGCCGATCTGCGCCTGTTTCGGCCGGGAGGCGAAATAGGCGTCGGCCTCCTCGGCGGTCACCGGCGTGACCGGGCCGCGGATCCGCACCTGGCGGCGCAGCGACTTCCAGTGAAACAGTAGCGCGGCCTTGGGGTTGGCAGCGAGCTCCTGGCCCTTCTGGCTGGCGA
It encodes the following:
- a CDS encoding L,D-transpeptidase, with amino-acid sequence MSSLKLRLGLVLTAGLMLSGCMQATTYEASSEKNLKPRDKELLAKVSYVKTPVAEPFRRAIVEFHRKELPGSIVVDSDNHYLYYVQDGGKAIRYGITVGEEAMAWSGVAKVGSMTEWPPWHPTASEISRLGVPKFVPPGPDNPMGSRAMYLYSGGKDTLFRIHGTNQPEYIGASISSGCIRMTNEDVIDLYNRVKVGAVVVVLEPKQGDSPVNSKLALQGGAASF
- a CDS encoding SDR family NAD(P)-dependent oxidoreductase; its protein translation is MPNSATSNAPKRTLLLTGASRGIGHATVMRFSSAGWRVLTCSRHPFPEECPWDAGPEDHVQVDLADHADTTRAIAEIKERLEGGMLHALVNNAAISPKAEGGKRMGSIDTDVDTWSHVFRVNFFAPIMMARGLIEELKAAKGSVVNVTSIAGSRVHPFAGAAYATSKAALASLTREMASDFGRLGVRVNAIAPGEIDTSILSPGTDKIVAEQIPLHRLGTPDEVAKIIYVLCTETSSYVNGAEIHINGGQHV